The Synchiropus splendidus isolate RoL2022-P1 chromosome 8, RoL_Sspl_1.0, whole genome shotgun sequence genome has a window encoding:
- the alkbh8 gene encoding alkylated DNA repair protein alkB homolog 8 isoform X3, with amino-acid sequence MLPPHKPYAFVTYSSQDSALEAFAQLNGQKLQCGEVSVTLYLSFVDSVKCKDQLSPSLPEGLLVVEDFLSQEEESLLLAAVDWSSSDCDLTVQKALKHRKVKHYGYEFRYDNNNVDKDKPLAVGIPEVCLSILDRCVTHGYINVLPDQLTVNQYEPGQGIPPHVDTHSAFEDTILSFSLGAKTVMEFRHPDGPMVNVLLPARSLLVMTGESRYLWTHGITPRKFDTVPISDPQSPAQSQGDQSNLTLSKRGVRTSFTFRKIRREPCCCAFPSACDSQKAQATSPPSPPSLPRCHADAARLEEEYVHRVYDAIASHFSSTRHSPWPRVCHFLTSLPAGSVLADVGCGNGKYLGVNPEVIAIGSDRSSTLVHICAERGFQAFVSDALRVPLRTASCDACISIAVIHHFSTPERRLAAVTELVRLLRPGGRALIYVWAFEQEFNKQKSKYLKGEEDNHNSHGMIQTEGHDSEKYKSTSKTSVNQATDGKLSVHKNRTTFNSSDLLVPWHLRDCKPGSKVGKEEVKEKILDNSSGKSCSGTRRSSESQPEGGPSPVFHRYYHVFQQGELENLCAQVPGVQVQSSYHDQGNWCVMLEKDNIL; translated from the exons ATGTTGCCCCCACACAAGCCCTATGCTTTCGTCACATACAG CTCCCAGGACAGCGCTTTAGAAGCTTTCGCACAACTAAATGGGCAAAAGTTGCAGTGTGGAGAGGTCAGCGTCACATTGTACCTCAGCTTTGTGGATTCAG TAAAATGTAAGGATCAGTTATCTCCATCTCTACCAGAAGGACTTCTAGTGGTAGAAGACTTTCTGTCACAAGAGGAAGAGTCTCTTTTACTGGCTGCTGTGGATTGGTCCTCCTCTGACTGTGATCTAACAG TTCAAAAGGCCCTGAAGCATCGAAAAGTCAAGCATTATGGCTATGAATTTCgatatgacaacaacaatgtggaCAAAGACAAACCCTTAGCTGTGG GTATTCCTGAAGTTTGTTTGTCCATTCTGGATCGTTGTGTGACTCATGGATACATTAATGTTCTGCCAGACCAGCTGACCGTCAACCAGTATGAGCCTGGACaag GTATACCGCCTCATGTGGACACTCATTCAGCCTTTGAAGACACAATCCTGTCCTTCAGCCTTGGAGCAAAA acagtgatggagttcCGGCATCCTGATGGCCCCATGGTGAACGTGCTGTTGCCAGCTCGAAGCTTACTGGTGATGACTGGTGAGAGCAGATACCTTTGGACGCACGG GATTACTCCCCGGAAATTTGACACTGTGCCCATCAGCGACCCACAATCTCCGGCTCAGTCACAAGGTGACCAGAGCAATCTCACTCTGAGTAAGAGAGGCGTCCGCACCTCCTTCACTTTCCGCAAGATCAGACGTGAACCGTGCTGCTGTG CATTTCCCTCCGCCTGCGACAGCCAAAAAGCTCAAGCAACCTCTCCACCGTCTCCCCCTTCACTCCCTCGTTGCCATGCCGACGCCGCCCGTCTGGAAGAGGAATACGTCCACCGGGTGTATGACGCCATCGCGTCTCACTTCAGCAGCACTCGGCACTCCCCTTGGCCTCGTGTCTGCCacttcctcacctccctcccagCCGGGAGCGTGTTGGCCGACGTGGGCTGCGGAAACGGAAAATACCTCGGAGTCAACCCCGAGGTCATCGCT ATTGGTTCTGACCGCAGCAGCACACTTGTCCACATCTGTGCCGAGCGGGGCTTCCAAGCGTTTGTGTCAGACGCTCTGAGGGTTCCTCTACGGACGGCCAGCTGTGACGCGTGCATCTCCATAGCTGTGATACACCACTTCTCCACACCG GAGCGCCGCCTGGCTGCAGTGACCGAACTGGTGAGACTTTTGAGGCCTGGAGGCCGGGCTCTCATCTACGTTTGGGCTTTTGAGCAAGAGTTTAACAAACAGAAGTCCAAGTATTTGAAAGGCGAAGAGGATAACCACAACTCACATGGCATGATTCAAACTGAAGGTCATGATTCTGAAAAGTATAAAAGCACTAGCAAAACGTCCGTAAACCAAGCCACCGATGGCAAACTGAGTGTGCACAAGAATCGGACCACTTTTAACTCCTCCGACCTTTTAGTACCGTGGCATCTCAGAGACTGTAAACCAGGAAGCAAAGTTGGGAAGGAGGAAGTTAAAGAGAAGATTTTAGATAACTCATCTGGCAAGTCATGTTCTGGAACTCGCAGATCATCGGAGTCCCAGCCGGAGGGCGGCCCTTCACCTGTTTTCCACCGCTATTATCACGTgttccagcagggggagctggAGAATTTGTGTGCACAGGTTCCTGGTGTCCAAGTTCAGAGCAGCTACCATGATCAGGGGAACTGGTGCGTCATGCTTGAGAAGGACAACATTCTGTGA
- the alkbh8 gene encoding alkylated DNA repair protein alkB homolog 8 isoform X1, translating into MAANVENNIKAVKLSKDEKKVLRKQMKGSHTLLRHEGITTTSQPTKSLVIANGGLGNGVSREELSSVLKDFGAVDTLMLPPHKPYAFVTYSSQDSALEAFAQLNGQKLQCGEVSVTLYLSFVDSVKCKDQLSPSLPEGLLVVEDFLSQEEESLLLAAVDWSSSDCDLTVQKALKHRKVKHYGYEFRYDNNNVDKDKPLAVGIPEVCLSILDRCVTHGYINVLPDQLTVNQYEPGQGIPPHVDTHSAFEDTILSFSLGAKTVMEFRHPDGPMVNVLLPARSLLVMTGESRYLWTHGITPRKFDTVPISDPQSPAQSQGDQSNLTLSKRGVRTSFTFRKIRREPCCCAFPSACDSQKAQATSPPSPPSLPRCHADAARLEEEYVHRVYDAIASHFSSTRHSPWPRVCHFLTSLPAGSVLADVGCGNGKYLGVNPEVIAIGSDRSSTLVHICAERGFQAFVSDALRVPLRTASCDACISIAVIHHFSTPERRLAAVTELVRLLRPGGRALIYVWAFEQEFNKQKSKYLKGEEDNHNSHGMIQTEGHDSEKYKSTSKTSVNQATDGKLSVHKNRTTFNSSDLLVPWHLRDCKPGSKVGKEEVKEKILDNSSGKSCSGTRRSSESQPEGGPSPVFHRYYHVFQQGELENLCAQVPGVQVQSSYHDQGNWCVMLEKDNIL; encoded by the exons ATGGCTGCGAACGTGGAGAACAATATCAAAGCTGTCAAACTGAGTAAAGACGAAAAGAAAGTCCTGAGGAAACAGATGAAAGGCAGCCACACTCTGCTCAGACATGAAGGTATCACCACAACGTCACAGCCCACGAAG AGTTTGGTGATTGCCAACGGTGGTCTAGGAAATGGTGTCAGCCGTGAGGAACTCTCTTCTGTGCTGAAAGACTTCGGAGCGGTGGATACCCTGATGTTGCCCCCACACAAGCCCTATGCTTTCGTCACATACAG CTCCCAGGACAGCGCTTTAGAAGCTTTCGCACAACTAAATGGGCAAAAGTTGCAGTGTGGAGAGGTCAGCGTCACATTGTACCTCAGCTTTGTGGATTCAG TAAAATGTAAGGATCAGTTATCTCCATCTCTACCAGAAGGACTTCTAGTGGTAGAAGACTTTCTGTCACAAGAGGAAGAGTCTCTTTTACTGGCTGCTGTGGATTGGTCCTCCTCTGACTGTGATCTAACAG TTCAAAAGGCCCTGAAGCATCGAAAAGTCAAGCATTATGGCTATGAATTTCgatatgacaacaacaatgtggaCAAAGACAAACCCTTAGCTGTGG GTATTCCTGAAGTTTGTTTGTCCATTCTGGATCGTTGTGTGACTCATGGATACATTAATGTTCTGCCAGACCAGCTGACCGTCAACCAGTATGAGCCTGGACaag GTATACCGCCTCATGTGGACACTCATTCAGCCTTTGAAGACACAATCCTGTCCTTCAGCCTTGGAGCAAAA acagtgatggagttcCGGCATCCTGATGGCCCCATGGTGAACGTGCTGTTGCCAGCTCGAAGCTTACTGGTGATGACTGGTGAGAGCAGATACCTTTGGACGCACGG GATTACTCCCCGGAAATTTGACACTGTGCCCATCAGCGACCCACAATCTCCGGCTCAGTCACAAGGTGACCAGAGCAATCTCACTCTGAGTAAGAGAGGCGTCCGCACCTCCTTCACTTTCCGCAAGATCAGACGTGAACCGTGCTGCTGTG CATTTCCCTCCGCCTGCGACAGCCAAAAAGCTCAAGCAACCTCTCCACCGTCTCCCCCTTCACTCCCTCGTTGCCATGCCGACGCCGCCCGTCTGGAAGAGGAATACGTCCACCGGGTGTATGACGCCATCGCGTCTCACTTCAGCAGCACTCGGCACTCCCCTTGGCCTCGTGTCTGCCacttcctcacctccctcccagCCGGGAGCGTGTTGGCCGACGTGGGCTGCGGAAACGGAAAATACCTCGGAGTCAACCCCGAGGTCATCGCT ATTGGTTCTGACCGCAGCAGCACACTTGTCCACATCTGTGCCGAGCGGGGCTTCCAAGCGTTTGTGTCAGACGCTCTGAGGGTTCCTCTACGGACGGCCAGCTGTGACGCGTGCATCTCCATAGCTGTGATACACCACTTCTCCACACCG GAGCGCCGCCTGGCTGCAGTGACCGAACTGGTGAGACTTTTGAGGCCTGGAGGCCGGGCTCTCATCTACGTTTGGGCTTTTGAGCAAGAGTTTAACAAACAGAAGTCCAAGTATTTGAAAGGCGAAGAGGATAACCACAACTCACATGGCATGATTCAAACTGAAGGTCATGATTCTGAAAAGTATAAAAGCACTAGCAAAACGTCCGTAAACCAAGCCACCGATGGCAAACTGAGTGTGCACAAGAATCGGACCACTTTTAACTCCTCCGACCTTTTAGTACCGTGGCATCTCAGAGACTGTAAACCAGGAAGCAAAGTTGGGAAGGAGGAAGTTAAAGAGAAGATTTTAGATAACTCATCTGGCAAGTCATGTTCTGGAACTCGCAGATCATCGGAGTCCCAGCCGGAGGGCGGCCCTTCACCTGTTTTCCACCGCTATTATCACGTgttccagcagggggagctggAGAATTTGTGTGCACAGGTTCCTGGTGTCCAAGTTCAGAGCAGCTACCATGATCAGGGGAACTGGTGCGTCATGCTTGAGAAGGACAACATTCTGTGA
- the alkbh8 gene encoding alkylated DNA repair protein alkB homolog 8 isoform X2 translates to MKSLVIANGGLGNGVSREELSSVLKDFGAVDTLMLPPHKPYAFVTYSSQDSALEAFAQLNGQKLQCGEVSVTLYLSFVDSVKCKDQLSPSLPEGLLVVEDFLSQEEESLLLAAVDWSSSDCDLTVQKALKHRKVKHYGYEFRYDNNNVDKDKPLAVGIPEVCLSILDRCVTHGYINVLPDQLTVNQYEPGQGIPPHVDTHSAFEDTILSFSLGAKTVMEFRHPDGPMVNVLLPARSLLVMTGESRYLWTHGITPRKFDTVPISDPQSPAQSQGDQSNLTLSKRGVRTSFTFRKIRREPCCCAFPSACDSQKAQATSPPSPPSLPRCHADAARLEEEYVHRVYDAIASHFSSTRHSPWPRVCHFLTSLPAGSVLADVGCGNGKYLGVNPEVIAIGSDRSSTLVHICAERGFQAFVSDALRVPLRTASCDACISIAVIHHFSTPERRLAAVTELVRLLRPGGRALIYVWAFEQEFNKQKSKYLKGEEDNHNSHGMIQTEGHDSEKYKSTSKTSVNQATDGKLSVHKNRTTFNSSDLLVPWHLRDCKPGSKVGKEEVKEKILDNSSGKSCSGTRRSSESQPEGGPSPVFHRYYHVFQQGELENLCAQVPGVQVQSSYHDQGNWCVMLEKDNIL, encoded by the exons ATGAAG AGTTTGGTGATTGCCAACGGTGGTCTAGGAAATGGTGTCAGCCGTGAGGAACTCTCTTCTGTGCTGAAAGACTTCGGAGCGGTGGATACCCTGATGTTGCCCCCACACAAGCCCTATGCTTTCGTCACATACAG CTCCCAGGACAGCGCTTTAGAAGCTTTCGCACAACTAAATGGGCAAAAGTTGCAGTGTGGAGAGGTCAGCGTCACATTGTACCTCAGCTTTGTGGATTCAG TAAAATGTAAGGATCAGTTATCTCCATCTCTACCAGAAGGACTTCTAGTGGTAGAAGACTTTCTGTCACAAGAGGAAGAGTCTCTTTTACTGGCTGCTGTGGATTGGTCCTCCTCTGACTGTGATCTAACAG TTCAAAAGGCCCTGAAGCATCGAAAAGTCAAGCATTATGGCTATGAATTTCgatatgacaacaacaatgtggaCAAAGACAAACCCTTAGCTGTGG GTATTCCTGAAGTTTGTTTGTCCATTCTGGATCGTTGTGTGACTCATGGATACATTAATGTTCTGCCAGACCAGCTGACCGTCAACCAGTATGAGCCTGGACaag GTATACCGCCTCATGTGGACACTCATTCAGCCTTTGAAGACACAATCCTGTCCTTCAGCCTTGGAGCAAAA acagtgatggagttcCGGCATCCTGATGGCCCCATGGTGAACGTGCTGTTGCCAGCTCGAAGCTTACTGGTGATGACTGGTGAGAGCAGATACCTTTGGACGCACGG GATTACTCCCCGGAAATTTGACACTGTGCCCATCAGCGACCCACAATCTCCGGCTCAGTCACAAGGTGACCAGAGCAATCTCACTCTGAGTAAGAGAGGCGTCCGCACCTCCTTCACTTTCCGCAAGATCAGACGTGAACCGTGCTGCTGTG CATTTCCCTCCGCCTGCGACAGCCAAAAAGCTCAAGCAACCTCTCCACCGTCTCCCCCTTCACTCCCTCGTTGCCATGCCGACGCCGCCCGTCTGGAAGAGGAATACGTCCACCGGGTGTATGACGCCATCGCGTCTCACTTCAGCAGCACTCGGCACTCCCCTTGGCCTCGTGTCTGCCacttcctcacctccctcccagCCGGGAGCGTGTTGGCCGACGTGGGCTGCGGAAACGGAAAATACCTCGGAGTCAACCCCGAGGTCATCGCT ATTGGTTCTGACCGCAGCAGCACACTTGTCCACATCTGTGCCGAGCGGGGCTTCCAAGCGTTTGTGTCAGACGCTCTGAGGGTTCCTCTACGGACGGCCAGCTGTGACGCGTGCATCTCCATAGCTGTGATACACCACTTCTCCACACCG GAGCGCCGCCTGGCTGCAGTGACCGAACTGGTGAGACTTTTGAGGCCTGGAGGCCGGGCTCTCATCTACGTTTGGGCTTTTGAGCAAGAGTTTAACAAACAGAAGTCCAAGTATTTGAAAGGCGAAGAGGATAACCACAACTCACATGGCATGATTCAAACTGAAGGTCATGATTCTGAAAAGTATAAAAGCACTAGCAAAACGTCCGTAAACCAAGCCACCGATGGCAAACTGAGTGTGCACAAGAATCGGACCACTTTTAACTCCTCCGACCTTTTAGTACCGTGGCATCTCAGAGACTGTAAACCAGGAAGCAAAGTTGGGAAGGAGGAAGTTAAAGAGAAGATTTTAGATAACTCATCTGGCAAGTCATGTTCTGGAACTCGCAGATCATCGGAGTCCCAGCCGGAGGGCGGCCCTTCACCTGTTTTCCACCGCTATTATCACGTgttccagcagggggagctggAGAATTTGTGTGCACAGGTTCCTGGTGTCCAAGTTCAGAGCAGCTACCATGATCAGGGGAACTGGTGCGTCATGCTTGAGAAGGACAACATTCTGTGA